In Diachasmimorpha longicaudata isolate KC_UGA_2023 chromosome 4, iyDiaLong2, whole genome shotgun sequence, a single genomic region encodes these proteins:
- the LOC135161955 gene encoding putative inorganic phosphate cotransporter isoform X3: protein MWKCLQWIPSRVIICIMMFTACWTSYMCRLQMSILAVPMIRTLGDKHELSGACVRDAAAQANREGRSIIFDHMEDPGYSHAIFQRDANDTVFPGLNVTFREDESEAPPASGGMHLFSGRPFDWTPFIRGQLISAYSWGNVPGNFIGGVVAQKWGPRRAILWSSILAGVVSLISPILAHLSWIALALSRVVIGLTGGITFPACHTLVARWAPPDEKGRFVWTLQGGTFGSIFLFGMISGIAESMNWESGWYIPAIMMFVWVVAWYLFAWDSPEEHPGISEEEKNFILESQAGTVQKQKPSLSETPILKIMTSIPFLCLILCHFGNLFLLFFYQNGMMLYQTKALGFQLTKGGVVAGLPWASRVLFAFFFGWAGDIIKRKQFMSVTALRKVATIFSHLLPGICLIIVGYLGCSFFWANVFLVLALGFNGAASISNLSNNQDLSPNYAGFLYGIMNTIGCLSGIIISPVVEEVAGKYGNPIEKWRLLFWMGATVCISCMAIFIAGGSGKVQSWNELKPREEGETAGRR from the exons ATGTGGAAATGCCTGC AATGGATACCATCACGAGTTATCATCTGCATCATGATGTTCACTGCCTGTTGGACGAGCTACATGTGCCGTCTGCAGATGAGCATATTAGCGGTACCCATGATACGAACACTGGGGGATAAGCATGAACTCTCGGGGGCATGTGTTCGCGATGCTGCGGCTCAAGCTAACCGAGAGGGAAGATCGATAATTTTTGATCATATGGAGGATCCTGGGTATTCACACGCGATTTTTCAGAGAGACGCTAATGACACTGTCTTTCCCGGTCTCAATG TTACCTTTAGAGAGGACGAATCAGAGGCACCCCCAGCTTCAGGCGGGATGCATCTGTTCTCCGGTAGGCCTTTTGACTGGACGCCTTTCATCCGTGGCCAACTGATCTCAGCGTACAGCTGGGGTAACGTTCCCGGGAATTTCATCGGCGGTGTTGTGGCCCAAAAATGGGGACCGAGGCGGGCGATCCTCTGGTCATCAATACTTGCCGGTGTTGTGTCCCTGATCAGTCCGATACTTGCTCACTTATCGTGGATAGCTCTCGCTTTATCGCGAGTGGTCATTGGTCTCACTGGAGGCATCACTTTTCCCGCTTGTCATACCCTGGTGGCGAGGTGGGCCCCACCGGACGAAAAAGGACGCTTCGTTTGGACTCTGCAGGGAGGGACTTTTGGctctatttttctctttggAATGATTTCGGGAATTGCAGAGAGCATGAACTGGGAGAGTGGATGGTACATTCCGGCTATTATGATGTTTGTGTGGGTTGTTGCTTGGTATCTGTTTGCCTGGGACTCACCTGAGGAACACCCGGGCATCTCTGAGGAAGAGAAGAACTTCATTCTAga ATCTCAAGCAGGTACTGTTCAAAAACAGAAGCCAAGCTTGAGTGAAACTCCCATTCTGAAGATTATGACATCAATTCCATTCTTATGTTTGATACTCTGTCATTTCGGCAACCTATTCCTGCtatttttctatcaaaatgGCATGATGCTGTACCAGACAAAAGCCCTGGGTTTCCAATTGACAAAAGGTGGAGTTGTTGCTGGACTGCCGTGGGCCAGCCGAGTTCTCTTTGCCTTCTTCTTCGGATGGGCTGGCGATATTATCAAAAGGAAACAGTTTATGTCTGTGACTGCTCTGAGAAAAGTCGCCACTATTTTCT CTCACTTATTGCCAGGAATCTGCTTGATAATCGTCGGCTACCTCGGCTGCTCCTTCTTCTGGGCAAACGTCTTCCTTGTCCTGGCACTTGGCTTCAATGGAGCCGCTTCAATCTCAAACTTATCGAATAATCAAGATTTATCACCGAATTACGCTGGTTTCTTGTACGGAATAATGAACACCATCGGATGCTTATCGGGGATTATTATTTCACCAGTTGTTGAAGAAGTAGCTGGAAAATACGGC AATCCAATCGAAAAGTGGAGACTTCTCTTCTGGATGGGAGCGACAGTTTGCATCTCTTGCATGGCAATATTTATTGCTGGCGGTAGTGGAAAAGTACAGAGTTGGAACGAATTGAAACCCCGAGAAGAAGGCGAGACCGCCGGTCGCAGATAA
- the LOC135161955 gene encoding putative inorganic phosphate cotransporter isoform X2, with product MYEKIYRKLTPKWIPSRVIICIMMFTACWTSYMCRLQMSILAVPMIRTLGDKHELSGACVRDAAAQANREGRSIIFDHMEDPGYSHAIFQRDANDTVFPGLNVTFREDESEAPPASGGMHLFSGRPFDWTPFIRGQLISAYSWGNVPGNFIGGVVAQKWGPRRAILWSSILAGVVSLISPILAHLSWIALALSRVVIGLTGGITFPACHTLVARWAPPDEKGRFVWTLQGGTFGSIFLFGMISGIAESMNWESGWYIPAIMMFVWVVAWYLFAWDSPEEHPGISEEEKNFILESQAGTVQKQKPSLSETPILKIMTSIPFLCLILCHFGNLFLLFFYQNGMMLYQTKALGFQLTKGGVVAGLPWASRVLFAFFFGWAGDIIKRKQFMSVTALRKVATIFSHLLPGICLIIVGYLGCSFFWANVFLVLALGFNGAASISNLSNNQDLSPNYAGFLYGIMNTIGCLSGIIISPVVEEVAGKYGNPIEKWRLLFWMGATVCISCMAIFIAGGSGKVQSWNELKPREEGETAGRR from the exons ATGTACGAGAAAATCTACCGAAAGTTAACACCAA AATGGATACCATCACGAGTTATCATCTGCATCATGATGTTCACTGCCTGTTGGACGAGCTACATGTGCCGTCTGCAGATGAGCATATTAGCGGTACCCATGATACGAACACTGGGGGATAAGCATGAACTCTCGGGGGCATGTGTTCGCGATGCTGCGGCTCAAGCTAACCGAGAGGGAAGATCGATAATTTTTGATCATATGGAGGATCCTGGGTATTCACACGCGATTTTTCAGAGAGACGCTAATGACACTGTCTTTCCCGGTCTCAATG TTACCTTTAGAGAGGACGAATCAGAGGCACCCCCAGCTTCAGGCGGGATGCATCTGTTCTCCGGTAGGCCTTTTGACTGGACGCCTTTCATCCGTGGCCAACTGATCTCAGCGTACAGCTGGGGTAACGTTCCCGGGAATTTCATCGGCGGTGTTGTGGCCCAAAAATGGGGACCGAGGCGGGCGATCCTCTGGTCATCAATACTTGCCGGTGTTGTGTCCCTGATCAGTCCGATACTTGCTCACTTATCGTGGATAGCTCTCGCTTTATCGCGAGTGGTCATTGGTCTCACTGGAGGCATCACTTTTCCCGCTTGTCATACCCTGGTGGCGAGGTGGGCCCCACCGGACGAAAAAGGACGCTTCGTTTGGACTCTGCAGGGAGGGACTTTTGGctctatttttctctttggAATGATTTCGGGAATTGCAGAGAGCATGAACTGGGAGAGTGGATGGTACATTCCGGCTATTATGATGTTTGTGTGGGTTGTTGCTTGGTATCTGTTTGCCTGGGACTCACCTGAGGAACACCCGGGCATCTCTGAGGAAGAGAAGAACTTCATTCTAga ATCTCAAGCAGGTACTGTTCAAAAACAGAAGCCAAGCTTGAGTGAAACTCCCATTCTGAAGATTATGACATCAATTCCATTCTTATGTTTGATACTCTGTCATTTCGGCAACCTATTCCTGCtatttttctatcaaaatgGCATGATGCTGTACCAGACAAAAGCCCTGGGTTTCCAATTGACAAAAGGTGGAGTTGTTGCTGGACTGCCGTGGGCCAGCCGAGTTCTCTTTGCCTTCTTCTTCGGATGGGCTGGCGATATTATCAAAAGGAAACAGTTTATGTCTGTGACTGCTCTGAGAAAAGTCGCCACTATTTTCT CTCACTTATTGCCAGGAATCTGCTTGATAATCGTCGGCTACCTCGGCTGCTCCTTCTTCTGGGCAAACGTCTTCCTTGTCCTGGCACTTGGCTTCAATGGAGCCGCTTCAATCTCAAACTTATCGAATAATCAAGATTTATCACCGAATTACGCTGGTTTCTTGTACGGAATAATGAACACCATCGGATGCTTATCGGGGATTATTATTTCACCAGTTGTTGAAGAAGTAGCTGGAAAATACGGC AATCCAATCGAAAAGTGGAGACTTCTCTTCTGGATGGGAGCGACAGTTTGCATCTCTTGCATGGCAATATTTATTGCTGGCGGTAGTGGAAAAGTACAGAGTTGGAACGAATTGAAACCCCGAGAAGAAGGCGAGACCGCCGGTCGCAGATAA
- the LOC135161955 gene encoding putative inorganic phosphate cotransporter isoform X1 gives MNDVEVCEDEIFDEQVPLLGYQRRTQWIPSRVIICIMMFTACWTSYMCRLQMSILAVPMIRTLGDKHELSGACVRDAAAQANREGRSIIFDHMEDPGYSHAIFQRDANDTVFPGLNVTFREDESEAPPASGGMHLFSGRPFDWTPFIRGQLISAYSWGNVPGNFIGGVVAQKWGPRRAILWSSILAGVVSLISPILAHLSWIALALSRVVIGLTGGITFPACHTLVARWAPPDEKGRFVWTLQGGTFGSIFLFGMISGIAESMNWESGWYIPAIMMFVWVVAWYLFAWDSPEEHPGISEEEKNFILESQAGTVQKQKPSLSETPILKIMTSIPFLCLILCHFGNLFLLFFYQNGMMLYQTKALGFQLTKGGVVAGLPWASRVLFAFFFGWAGDIIKRKQFMSVTALRKVATIFSHLLPGICLIIVGYLGCSFFWANVFLVLALGFNGAASISNLSNNQDLSPNYAGFLYGIMNTIGCLSGIIISPVVEEVAGKYGNPIEKWRLLFWMGATVCISCMAIFIAGGSGKVQSWNELKPREEGETAGRR, from the exons ATGAATGACGTCGAGGTTTGCGAGGACGAGATTTTCGACGAACAAGTTCCTCTCCTCGGATATCAAAGACGAACTC AATGGATACCATCACGAGTTATCATCTGCATCATGATGTTCACTGCCTGTTGGACGAGCTACATGTGCCGTCTGCAGATGAGCATATTAGCGGTACCCATGATACGAACACTGGGGGATAAGCATGAACTCTCGGGGGCATGTGTTCGCGATGCTGCGGCTCAAGCTAACCGAGAGGGAAGATCGATAATTTTTGATCATATGGAGGATCCTGGGTATTCACACGCGATTTTTCAGAGAGACGCTAATGACACTGTCTTTCCCGGTCTCAATG TTACCTTTAGAGAGGACGAATCAGAGGCACCCCCAGCTTCAGGCGGGATGCATCTGTTCTCCGGTAGGCCTTTTGACTGGACGCCTTTCATCCGTGGCCAACTGATCTCAGCGTACAGCTGGGGTAACGTTCCCGGGAATTTCATCGGCGGTGTTGTGGCCCAAAAATGGGGACCGAGGCGGGCGATCCTCTGGTCATCAATACTTGCCGGTGTTGTGTCCCTGATCAGTCCGATACTTGCTCACTTATCGTGGATAGCTCTCGCTTTATCGCGAGTGGTCATTGGTCTCACTGGAGGCATCACTTTTCCCGCTTGTCATACCCTGGTGGCGAGGTGGGCCCCACCGGACGAAAAAGGACGCTTCGTTTGGACTCTGCAGGGAGGGACTTTTGGctctatttttctctttggAATGATTTCGGGAATTGCAGAGAGCATGAACTGGGAGAGTGGATGGTACATTCCGGCTATTATGATGTTTGTGTGGGTTGTTGCTTGGTATCTGTTTGCCTGGGACTCACCTGAGGAACACCCGGGCATCTCTGAGGAAGAGAAGAACTTCATTCTAga ATCTCAAGCAGGTACTGTTCAAAAACAGAAGCCAAGCTTGAGTGAAACTCCCATTCTGAAGATTATGACATCAATTCCATTCTTATGTTTGATACTCTGTCATTTCGGCAACCTATTCCTGCtatttttctatcaaaatgGCATGATGCTGTACCAGACAAAAGCCCTGGGTTTCCAATTGACAAAAGGTGGAGTTGTTGCTGGACTGCCGTGGGCCAGCCGAGTTCTCTTTGCCTTCTTCTTCGGATGGGCTGGCGATATTATCAAAAGGAAACAGTTTATGTCTGTGACTGCTCTGAGAAAAGTCGCCACTATTTTCT CTCACTTATTGCCAGGAATCTGCTTGATAATCGTCGGCTACCTCGGCTGCTCCTTCTTCTGGGCAAACGTCTTCCTTGTCCTGGCACTTGGCTTCAATGGAGCCGCTTCAATCTCAAACTTATCGAATAATCAAGATTTATCACCGAATTACGCTGGTTTCTTGTACGGAATAATGAACACCATCGGATGCTTATCGGGGATTATTATTTCACCAGTTGTTGAAGAAGTAGCTGGAAAATACGGC AATCCAATCGAAAAGTGGAGACTTCTCTTCTGGATGGGAGCGACAGTTTGCATCTCTTGCATGGCAATATTTATTGCTGGCGGTAGTGGAAAAGTACAGAGTTGGAACGAATTGAAACCCCGAGAAGAAGGCGAGACCGCCGGTCGCAGATAA